One Edaphobacter lichenicola DNA window includes the following coding sequences:
- the lpxD gene encoding UDP-3-O-(3-hydroxymyristoyl)glucosamine N-acyltransferase: MPSSPKSVTLAELADHLGATLHGDPAAKITQVAGIEAATAGALAFVANPKYASLAHTTQATAVLVEPDFPQIPAHTLRLKNPYLAFARAIELFYQPPTYAPGIHPTAAIAPTARIGANAHIGAYAVIGDHVTIGDNAVILPHVVIYPHAGIGDNLFAHAHAIVREHCQLGDNVTLQNGAIVGADGFGFARQSDGTWYKILQSGPAILEDNVEIQANACIDRASIGETRVHAGAKIDNLVQVGHGSTVGENTLLCAQVGLAGSTIIGKNVILAGQVGVAGHCTIGDGAIATAQSGIPNDVAPGKVVSGYPAIDNRQWLRSVALFNRLPELLRDIKSKLK, encoded by the coding sequence ATGCCATCCAGTCCGAAATCGGTAACTCTAGCCGAACTGGCCGACCACCTCGGCGCCACCCTGCACGGCGATCCCGCCGCCAAAATCACCCAGGTAGCCGGCATCGAAGCCGCCACAGCCGGAGCCCTGGCCTTCGTCGCCAATCCAAAGTACGCCTCCCTCGCCCACACCACCCAGGCCACCGCCGTCCTCGTCGAACCCGACTTCCCCCAGATCCCCGCCCACACCCTCCGCCTCAAAAATCCCTACCTCGCCTTCGCCCGCGCCATCGAGCTCTTCTATCAGCCTCCCACCTACGCCCCCGGCATCCACCCCACCGCAGCCATCGCTCCCACCGCGCGAATAGGCGCCAACGCCCACATCGGCGCCTACGCCGTCATCGGCGATCACGTCACCATCGGCGACAACGCCGTCATTCTCCCCCACGTCGTCATCTACCCCCACGCCGGCATCGGCGACAACCTCTTCGCCCACGCCCACGCCATCGTCCGCGAACACTGCCAGCTAGGCGACAACGTCACCCTCCAGAACGGAGCCATCGTCGGCGCCGACGGCTTCGGCTTCGCCCGCCAATCCGACGGCACCTGGTACAAGATCCTTCAATCCGGCCCCGCCATCCTCGAAGACAACGTCGAGATCCAGGCCAACGCCTGCATCGACCGCGCCTCCATCGGCGAAACCCGCGTCCACGCCGGTGCCAAGATCGACAACCTCGTCCAGGTCGGCCACGGCTCCACTGTAGGCGAGAACACACTCCTCTGCGCCCAGGTCGGCCTCGCAGGCTCCACCATCATCGGCAAAAACGTCATCCTCGCAGGCCAGGTCGGCGTCGCCGGCCACTGCACCATCGGCGACGGAGCCATCGCCACCGCCCAAAGCGGAATTCCCAACGACGTAGCCCCCGGAAAAGTCGTCAGCGGCTATCCCGCCATCGACAACCGGCAGTGGCTTCGTTCCGTCGCGCTCTTCAATCGCCTTCCCGAACTACTACGCGACATTAAGTCGAAACTAAAATAA
- a CDS encoding DUF6982 domain-containing protein has translation MSSAHKKVIVRRFTGDTLPGYLPLAGFTRNRIVDLLDLEGRVISLSINDIKHICYVRDYNLHDTANPERLTRRTFLAKPRTEGLWLRLTFRSGDLLEGLAPIDITLADDLINDTGLQLTPPDVRSNTQRIFVPRTSITDLQLLAVITTPSRRKPLPASSVPSLQEDLFTNLIPPNTRPN, from the coding sequence ATGTCCTCCGCGCACAAGAAGGTCATCGTCCGCCGCTTCACCGGAGACACCCTCCCCGGCTACCTGCCGCTCGCCGGCTTCACGCGCAACCGCATCGTCGACCTCCTCGACCTCGAAGGGCGTGTCATCTCCCTTTCCATCAACGACATAAAGCACATCTGCTACGTCCGCGACTACAACCTCCACGACACCGCCAACCCCGAACGCCTCACCCGCCGCACCTTCCTCGCCAAGCCCCGCACCGAAGGCCTCTGGCTCCGCCTCACCTTCCGCTCCGGCGACCTCCTCGAAGGCCTCGCCCCCATCGACATCACCCTCGCCGACGACCTCATCAACGACACCGGCCTCCAGCTCACCCCACCTGACGTCCGCTCCAACACCCAGCGCATCTTCGTCCCGCGCACCTCCATCACTGACCTCCAACTTCTCGCCGTCATCACCACCCCCTCGCGCCGCAAACCCCTTCCCGCCTCATCGGTCCCCAGCCTCCAGGAGGACCTCTTCACCAACCTCATCCCACCCAACACCCGCCCCAACTGA